One Cheilinus undulatus linkage group 22, ASM1832078v1, whole genome shotgun sequence DNA window includes the following coding sequences:
- the LOC121504922 gene encoding galactose-specific lectin nattectin-like — MKTLVMFLLICAVMVLNNAADEDHILKRSISCPHGWSGYRGRCFLYISTPMTWGNAEQTCLSRGGNLASVHSFSEQNFIQSLILSLTHSYPLTWLGGSDAEQEGTWFWSDGTHFEFTYWDAGQPDNRAQSHCLLMNFGGNKKFDDQPCYYSMPFVCAMKP, encoded by the exons ATGAAGACACTGGTCATGTTTCTACTCATCTGTGCCGTGATGGTCCTGAATAATGCTGCTG ATGAGGATCACATCCTCAAGAGATCAATATCTTGTCCCCACGGATGGAGTGGTTACAGGGGCCGCTGTTTCCTCTACATTTCAACACCAATGACTTGGGGTAATGCTGAG CAAACCTGTCTGAGCCGAGGGGGGAACCTTGCGTCGGTGCACAGCTTTAGTGAGCAGAACTTTATTCAGTCATTGATCCTGAGCCTCACTCATTCATATCCACTCACATGGCTTGGAGGCTCAGATGCAGAGCAG GAGGGTACCTGGTTCTGGAGTGATGGTACTCATTTTGAGTTCACCTACTGGGATGCAGGTCAGCCTGATAACCGTGCACAGTCTCACTGTCTGCTCATGAACTTTGGAG GTAACAAGAAATTTGATGATCAGCCCTGCTATTACTCAATGCCATTTGTCTGTGCAATGAAACCGTGA